Proteins from a single region of Stutzerimonas stutzeri:
- a CDS encoding NAD(P)/FAD-dependent oxidoreductase, protein MKIAIIGSGIAGLTCAHLLSRQHQIAVFESASWMGGHTHTVDFRMHGRDYAVDTGFIVFNDWTYPNFIKLLDKIGVRYKPTEMSFSVSDPRNDLEYNGHDLNTLFAQRSNLLSPPFWGMIRDILRFNREALDDYKHGRIGAQVTLGDYLKLGRYSQRFIDHYIVPMGAAIWSMSLADMLEFPVEFFIRFFKNHGLLSVSDRPQWYVVEGGSSAYVSPLTRGFSQHIRLNCPVFEVLRDEHGVTIQSPAGAERFDKVIFACHSDQALSLLAEPSRVEREILGAIGYAANDVVLHTDTRLLPKRRRAWASWNYRLGGLTAQQAAVTYNMNILQGIESPETFCVSLNQTEAIDPELILARFSYAHPQYSLAGITAQTRADELLGDHHSYFCGAYWGNGFHEDGVVSALRVAAAFGESL, encoded by the coding sequence ATGAAGATCGCCATCATCGGCAGCGGTATTGCCGGACTTACCTGTGCGCATCTGCTGTCCCGTCAGCACCAGATCGCGGTGTTCGAATCCGCCAGCTGGATGGGTGGTCACACCCATACCGTCGACTTTCGCATGCACGGCCGGGACTACGCGGTGGACACCGGCTTCATTGTCTTCAACGACTGGACCTACCCCAACTTCATCAAGTTGCTGGACAAAATCGGGGTGCGCTACAAGCCGACCGAAATGAGCTTTTCGGTGAGCGACCCGCGCAACGACCTGGAATACAACGGCCACGACCTCAACACCCTGTTCGCCCAGCGCAGCAACCTACTCTCGCCGCCCTTCTGGGGCATGATCCGCGACATCCTGCGCTTCAACCGCGAAGCGCTGGATGACTACAAGCACGGCCGCATCGGGGCCCAGGTCACCCTCGGCGACTACCTCAAGCTGGGCCGCTACAGCCAGCGCTTCATCGATCACTACATCGTGCCGATGGGCGCGGCGATCTGGTCGATGTCGCTGGCCGACATGCTGGAATTCCCGGTGGAATTCTTCATCCGCTTCTTCAAGAACCACGGGCTGCTGTCGGTGAGCGATCGCCCACAGTGGTACGTCGTCGAAGGCGGCTCCAGCGCCTATGTATCGCCACTGACGCGGGGTTTCAGCCAGCACATCCGTCTCAACTGCCCGGTGTTCGAGGTGCTGCGCGATGAGCACGGCGTAACGATCCAGAGCCCGGCCGGTGCCGAGCGTTTCGACAAGGTGATCTTCGCCTGTCACAGCGACCAGGCGCTGAGCCTGCTGGCCGAACCGAGCCGGGTCGAACGAGAGATCCTCGGAGCCATCGGCTACGCCGCAAACGACGTGGTGCTGCACACCGATACGCGCCTGCTACCCAAGCGGCGCCGCGCCTGGGCCAGCTGGAACTACCGCCTCGGTGGGCTGACCGCGCAGCAGGCCGCGGTGACCTACAACATGAACATTCTGCAGGGCATCGAGTCGCCAGAAACCTTCTGCGTCAGCCTCAACCAGACCGAAGCGATCGATCCGGAACTGATCCTCGCGCGCTTCTCCTACGCCCACCCGCAGTACAGCCTGGCCGGCATCACCGCGCAGACCCGTGCCGACGAACTCCTCGGCGATCACCACAGCTACTTCTGTGGCGCCTATTGGGGTAACGGCTTCCACGAGGACGGTGTGGTCAGCGCGTTGCGCGTCGCCGCCGCCTTCGGAGAGTCGCTGTGA
- a CDS encoding SDR family NAD(P)-dependent oxidoreductase gives MNLSRRIWLTGASSGIGLELARQLLADGHCLALSARRAEPLQAFARRYPGRVLVLPGDLTDSEQVRDIGAAIQTQWGALDSVILNAGTCEYIDAGRFDAALLGRVMGANVLAVGYCIEAALPLLRQGVRPHLVGVGSSVTWLPLPRAGAYGASKAALRYLLESLRLDLASEGIDVTLVSPGFVDTPLTRRNDFAMPMTWPADKAARQIARRLERRPLHIAFPAPFIAVLRLLSLLPARLQFALGRRLARTPLKEG, from the coding sequence GTGAACCTCTCGCGACGTATCTGGCTGACCGGCGCCAGCAGTGGCATCGGCCTGGAACTGGCGCGTCAGCTGCTCGCCGACGGGCACTGCCTGGCGCTGTCGGCACGCCGCGCCGAGCCGCTGCAGGCCTTTGCCCGGCGCTACCCGGGGCGTGTGCTGGTGTTGCCCGGCGATCTCACCGACAGCGAACAGGTGCGCGACATCGGCGCCGCCATCCAGACGCAATGGGGCGCACTGGACAGCGTGATCCTCAACGCCGGCACCTGCGAATACATCGACGCTGGCCGGTTCGACGCGGCGCTGCTGGGGCGTGTGATGGGCGCCAACGTGCTTGCCGTCGGCTACTGCATCGAGGCCGCATTGCCACTGCTGCGCCAAGGGGTGCGCCCGCATCTGGTCGGTGTCGGCAGCTCGGTGACCTGGCTGCCGCTACCGCGTGCCGGGGCTTACGGCGCATCCAAGGCTGCGCTGCGCTACCTGCTCGAATCACTGCGTCTGGATCTGGCCAGCGAGGGCATCGACGTTACCCTCGTCAGCCCCGGTTTCGTCGACACGCCGCTGACCCGTCGCAACGACTTTGCCATGCCCATGACCTGGCCGGCGGACAAGGCCGCACGGCAGATCGCCAGGCGCCTGGAACGCCGCCCGCTGCACATCGCTTTTCCCGCGCCGTTCATCGCCGTACTGCGCCTGCTCTCACTGCTGCCCGCACGCCTGCAATTCGCCCTCGGCCGGCGACTGGCGCGCACGCCACTCAAGGAAGGATAA
- a CDS encoding nuclear transport factor 2 family protein encodes MSGFLQRFASEFARIDATNLDRLRDLYSADVHFTDPLHEVCGLVELERYFSELYANVEHLHFEFISHDEVRDGQGYLRWIMSYRHPRLNGGELISLEGCSLLRWNGAGKVVRHRDYFDAGALLYQHVPLLGAAIRWLQRRLA; translated from the coding sequence ATGAGCGGCTTCCTGCAGCGTTTCGCCAGCGAGTTCGCCCGTATCGACGCGACCAATCTCGACCGCCTGCGCGACCTCTACAGCGCCGACGTGCACTTCACCGACCCGCTGCATGAGGTCTGCGGGCTAGTCGAGCTGGAACGCTATTTCAGCGAGCTGTACGCCAACGTCGAACACCTGCATTTCGAGTTCATCAGCCACGACGAGGTACGCGACGGCCAGGGCTATCTGCGCTGGATCATGAGCTACCGTCATCCGCGGCTGAACGGCGGCGAGCTGATCAGCCTCGAAGGCTGCTCGCTGCTGCGCTGGAATGGCGCAGGCAAAGTCGTCCGCCACCGCGACTACTTCGATGCCGGCGCCCTGCTCTATCAGCATGTGCCGCTGCTCGGCGCGGCCATTCGCTGGCTGCAGCGGAGGCTCGCGTGA
- the phrB gene encoding deoxyribodipyrimidine photo-lyase, whose translation MTQLLWIRTDLRASDNTALAAALAAGPTVALYLVTPGQWLAHDDAPCKVDFWLRNLAELSTRLDALNVPLLIREVDDWQTVPDALLKLCRELNVQGVHYNEEYGVNEQRRDRAVAAKLDDLDIRVRGYLDQLLFTPGSVQTQSGSYFKVFSQFRKQCLSRLSVSLPPCVPLPAAQAPVSITSDPVPAAVAGFPRPTDYLRALWPAGEEFAQRRLAMFVEDDLSDYHQRRDLPAEPGTSQLSAYLAAGVLSIRQCLHAALGYNQGELDSGSTGATTWINELLWREFYKHILVGYPRVSMYHAFRPETEALPWRRAPYELEAWQQGRTGFPVIDAAMRQMQETGWMHNRLRMIVAMFLSKNLLIDWREGERWFMRHLIDGDLAANNGGWQWSASTGTDSVPYFRLFNPISQSQRFDPDGQFLRRWLPELQHLSKRDVHNPSAHRSLFGVTEYPAPIVDLSATRTRALDAFRNLPDAQA comes from the coding sequence ATGACTCAATTGCTCTGGATTCGTACGGATCTACGCGCGAGTGACAACACTGCCCTGGCAGCTGCCTTGGCGGCCGGCCCGACCGTGGCGCTTTATCTGGTCACGCCTGGCCAGTGGCTCGCCCACGACGATGCCCCCTGCAAGGTCGATTTCTGGTTGCGCAACCTTGCCGAGCTGTCCACCCGGCTGGACGCGCTAAACGTGCCACTGCTGATTCGCGAGGTCGATGATTGGCAGACGGTACCAGACGCATTGCTGAAACTCTGCCGCGAACTGAACGTGCAGGGTGTGCATTACAACGAAGAGTATGGCGTCAACGAGCAGCGCAGAGATCGAGCCGTCGCTGCAAAGCTGGATGACCTCGACATCCGCGTGCGCGGTTATCTCGACCAGCTGCTGTTCACCCCGGGCAGCGTGCAGACGCAGTCGGGTAGCTACTTCAAGGTGTTCAGTCAGTTTCGCAAACAGTGCCTCTCGCGCCTGAGTGTGTCGCTGCCGCCCTGCGTGCCGCTGCCGGCAGCGCAGGCGCCTGTTTCCATCACCAGCGATCCGGTTCCCGCAGCGGTGGCTGGTTTCCCACGACCGACCGACTACTTGCGCGCGTTGTGGCCCGCTGGTGAAGAATTCGCGCAACGGCGCCTGGCAATGTTCGTAGAGGACGACCTGAGCGATTACCACCAGCGCCGCGACCTGCCCGCCGAGCCCGGTACCAGCCAGCTGTCGGCCTATCTCGCCGCTGGCGTCCTTTCCATCCGCCAGTGCCTGCACGCGGCGCTTGGCTACAACCAGGGCGAGCTGGACAGCGGCAGCACCGGCGCCACCACCTGGATCAACGAACTGCTCTGGCGCGAGTTCTACAAGCACATTCTGGTGGGCTACCCACGGGTGTCGATGTACCACGCCTTCCGCCCGGAAACCGAGGCGCTGCCATGGCGGCGCGCGCCATACGAGCTGGAAGCATGGCAGCAGGGCCGCACCGGCTTTCCGGTCATCGATGCAGCCATGCGACAGATGCAGGAAACCGGCTGGATGCACAACCGTTTACGCATGATCGTCGCCATGTTCCTCAGCAAGAACCTGCTGATCGATTGGCGTGAGGGCGAGCGCTGGTTCATGCGCCACCTGATCGACGGCGACCTTGCCGCCAACAACGGCGGCTGGCAGTGGAGCGCCTCCACCGGCACGGATTCGGTGCCCTACTTCCGCCTGTTCAATCCGATCAGCCAGTCGCAGCGCTTCGACCCGGACGGGCAGTTCCTGCGCCGCTGGCTTCCCGAGCTGCAGCACCTGAGCAAGCGCGACGTGCATAACCCGTCGGCGCACCGCAGCCTGTTTGGCGTAACGGAATATCCGGCACCCATCGTCGACCTCAGTGCCACGCGCACACGGGCGCTGGATGCCTTTCGCAACTTGCCGGACGCGCAAGCATGA
- a CDS encoding MerR family transcriptional regulator, which yields MSEPTDLEQQTADGLLPIREVARITGVNAVTLRAWERRYGLIVPLRTPKGHRLYEEAHIQRIRDILTWLNRGVSVSQIKPLLDTTTPPELPRQNQWSELREELLQAIDRLSERRLDDAFNRAMALYPPRTLCQHLLHPLLDALEQRWQGQYGAAVERVLFHSWLRSKLATRIYYNNRQQAGRPLLLANLDDESFAPDLWLTAWLVSSTDCPVEIIEWPVPLNELSLAMERILPRALLLYASNSLPGNCLQRDLPRLIEQSIAPLCVAGPAVHIHAPELHRHRGLMLAEGPLGALQQLHGAGLLPGSEGSSL from the coding sequence ATGAGTGAACCAACGGACCTGGAGCAGCAGACCGCCGATGGCCTGCTGCCGATCCGCGAAGTGGCGCGTATTACCGGCGTCAACGCTGTGACCCTGCGTGCCTGGGAGCGCCGTTACGGGCTGATCGTCCCGCTGCGCACGCCCAAGGGTCATCGGCTGTATGAAGAGGCGCACATCCAGCGCATCCGCGACATCCTCACCTGGCTCAACCGCGGTGTCTCCGTCAGCCAGATCAAGCCGCTGCTGGACACTACCACGCCTCCGGAGCTGCCCAGGCAGAACCAGTGGTCCGAGCTGCGCGAAGAGCTGCTGCAGGCCATTGACCGCCTCAGCGAACGACGTCTGGACGATGCCTTCAACCGGGCCATGGCGCTGTATCCGCCGCGCACGCTTTGCCAGCACCTGCTGCATCCGCTACTCGACGCGCTCGAACAACGCTGGCAGGGCCAATACGGCGCCGCCGTGGAGCGGGTGCTGTTTCATTCCTGGCTACGCAGCAAGCTGGCGACACGCATCTACTACAACAATCGCCAACAGGCAGGGCGCCCGCTGCTGCTTGCCAATCTGGACGATGAGTCCTTCGCGCCGGACCTGTGGCTGACCGCCTGGCTCGTCTCCAGCACAGACTGCCCGGTCGAGATCATCGAGTGGCCGGTACCGCTGAACGAGCTGAGCCTGGCAATGGAACGCATCCTGCCTCGCGCTCTGTTGCTCTACGCGAGCAACAGCCTGCCGGGCAACTGCCTGCAACGCGACCTGCCACGCCTGATCGAGCAAAGCATCGCGCCGCTCTGCGTGGCCGGCCCGGCCGTTCATATCCACGCTCCGGAACTGCATCGACACCGCGGGCTGATGCTCGCCGAGGGTCCCCTCGGCGCTCTGCAACAGCTGCATGGGGCAGGCCTGCTGCCCGGCAGCGAAGGGAGCTCGTTATGA
- a CDS encoding YbgA family protein: MHTTLPTPKIGISACLLGNPVRFNGGHKESRLCSETLAQHFEFIPVCPEAAIGLGTPREPIRLVGDTDAPRAVGTVRPELDVTEALATYGRQIAEQLHGISGYILMQKSPSCGMERVKVYAANGHTLPGGGTGVFAQALMQACPDLPVEEDGRLNDAVLRENFLTRVYAYADWQRLFEAGLTRRAVVDFHSRYKYQLMASNPLQYKVLGRLVARLAEHSLEEFAPHYFSQMMQALKKPATRGTHCNVLLHLSGYLKNALGSEDRREIRHLIDQYRDGVIPLVVPLTLLKHHFRRHPDHYIARQAYMQPHPETLSLRNGI, from the coding sequence ATGCACACCACGCTTCCCACGCCCAAGATCGGAATCAGCGCCTGTCTGCTAGGCAACCCGGTGCGCTTCAATGGCGGACACAAGGAATCACGCCTGTGCAGCGAAACCCTGGCGCAACACTTCGAGTTCATTCCGGTATGCCCGGAGGCGGCCATCGGGCTTGGCACGCCTCGCGAACCGATTCGCCTGGTAGGCGACACCGACGCGCCGAGGGCAGTCGGGACCGTACGCCCTGAACTGGACGTCACCGAAGCGCTGGCCACCTACGGTCGGCAGATCGCTGAGCAGCTGCACGGTATCAGCGGCTACATCCTCATGCAGAAGTCGCCGTCCTGCGGAATGGAACGCGTCAAGGTCTATGCCGCCAACGGCCATACCTTGCCCGGTGGAGGCACCGGCGTGTTCGCCCAGGCGCTGATGCAGGCCTGCCCTGACCTTCCGGTAGAAGAGGATGGCCGGCTGAATGATGCCGTGCTGCGCGAGAACTTCCTGACCCGCGTCTACGCCTACGCCGACTGGCAGCGCCTCTTTGAAGCCGGACTGACGCGGCGCGCCGTTGTCGATTTCCACTCGCGTTACAAGTATCAGCTGATGGCCAGCAACCCGCTGCAATACAAGGTGCTAGGTCGCCTGGTCGCCCGATTGGCCGAACACTCGCTTGAGGAGTTTGCGCCCCACTACTTCAGCCAAATGATGCAAGCACTTAAAAAGCCGGCAACTCGCGGCACGCACTGCAACGTTCTGCTGCATTTGAGTGGCTATCTCAAGAACGCACTGGGCTCGGAAGATCGCCGCGAGATACGCCACCTCATCGACCAGTACCGCGACGGAGTCATCCCTCTGGTGGTGCCGCTTACGCTGCTCAAACATCACTTCCGCCGCCACCCCGATCACTACATTGCGCGCCAGGCCTATATGCAGCCGCACCCTGAAACCCTAAGCCTGCGTAACGGAATCTGA
- a CDS encoding TIGR01777 family oxidoreductase: MNILLTGGTGLIGRALCRRWVADGHRLWVWSRTPQRVAQLCGPEVQGVGSLQQLDAVALDAVVNLAGAPIADRPWTKSRKALLWDSRVKLTDQLVEWLGKREQKPPLLISGSAVGWYGDGGEHRLTEADQPVSADFASQLCNAWEERAMEATVVGMRVVLVRTGLVLAKDGGFLTRLLPLFKLGLGGRLGNGRQWMPWIHIEDQIALIDFLLRQPAASGPYNACAPEPVRNADFTRSLGRALSRPTVLPVPAAILKPMLGELGGLLLGGQHVSPQRLQEEGFSFRFSDLDSALADLLTHP; this comes from the coding sequence ATGAATATCTTGCTGACTGGCGGTACCGGTTTGATTGGCCGCGCGTTGTGCCGACGCTGGGTGGCTGATGGGCATCGGCTGTGGGTCTGGAGCCGCACGCCGCAGCGGGTCGCGCAGCTGTGCGGTCCCGAAGTTCAAGGCGTGGGCAGCTTGCAGCAGCTGGATGCGGTGGCGCTGGACGCAGTGGTCAACCTGGCCGGCGCGCCTATCGCGGATCGCCCATGGACCAAGTCGCGCAAGGCGCTGTTGTGGGATAGCCGGGTGAAGCTCACCGATCAGTTGGTCGAATGGCTCGGCAAGCGCGAGCAGAAACCGCCGCTGCTGATTTCTGGCTCTGCAGTGGGGTGGTACGGCGATGGCGGTGAACACCGCCTCACCGAAGCCGATCAGCCAGTGTCAGCCGACTTTGCCAGCCAGTTGTGCAACGCCTGGGAAGAACGGGCGATGGAAGCGACGGTAGTGGGCATGAGGGTGGTGCTGGTTCGTACCGGGCTGGTGCTGGCAAAAGACGGCGGGTTTCTAACGCGTCTGCTGCCGCTGTTCAAGCTGGGTCTGGGAGGGCGTCTGGGCAATGGCCGCCAGTGGATGCCCTGGATTCATATAGAGGATCAAATCGCCCTGATTGATTTTCTTCTACGGCAACCCGCAGCCAGTGGCCCCTACAATGCGTGTGCGCCGGAGCCGGTGCGCAACGCAGATTTCACTCGTAGCCTGGGGCGTGCCTTGAGTCGCCCGACGGTGCTGCCGGTGCCGGCAGCGATACTCAAGCCCATGCTGGGCGAGCTTGGGGGGCTGCTGCTTGGTGGCCAGCATGTGTCACCGCAAAGGTTGCAGGAAGAAGGCTTTAGCTTTCGTTTCAGTGATCTGGATTCGGCCCTGGCCGACCTATTGACGCACCCCTGA
- the hemH gene encoding ferrochelatase: MTEQALLLVNLGSPASTEVADVRRYLNQFLMDPYVIDLPWPLRRLLVSLILIKRPEQSAHAYASIWWPEGSPLVVLSRRLQEAVKPHWTQGPVELAMRYGEPSIETTLTRLAGQGINQVTLAPLYPQFADSTTTTVIEEARRVIRERGLSLQLSILQPFYDQPEYLEALAASARPHLEQDFDHLLLSFHGLPERHLHKVDPTGSHCLKSDDCCQRAEGAVLASCYRAQCMRTAAGFAAKAGLRDDQWSVSFQSRLGRAKWIEPYTEARLDELAERGVKKLLVMCPAFVADCIETLEEIGDRGREQFVEAGGEELVLVPCLNTHEDWVQTLVKLCSRAPLAL, translated from the coding sequence ATGACAGAGCAGGCGTTGTTGTTGGTCAATCTGGGTTCGCCGGCCTCCACGGAAGTCGCTGATGTACGCCGCTACCTCAACCAGTTCCTGATGGATCCCTATGTGATCGATCTACCATGGCCGTTGCGGCGCCTGCTCGTCTCGCTGATTCTGATCAAGCGTCCCGAACAATCTGCGCATGCCTATGCCTCGATCTGGTGGCCGGAAGGCTCGCCGCTGGTCGTGCTCAGTCGCCGTTTGCAGGAGGCTGTAAAACCGCACTGGACGCAAGGGCCGGTCGAACTGGCGATGCGTTATGGTGAGCCGTCCATCGAAACCACACTGACCCGCCTGGCCGGACAGGGCATCAACCAGGTGACGCTGGCTCCGTTGTATCCGCAGTTTGCTGACAGCACCACCACGACCGTCATCGAAGAGGCGCGCCGGGTCATCCGTGAGCGCGGACTGAGCCTGCAGCTGTCGATTCTTCAGCCGTTCTACGATCAGCCGGAATATCTCGAAGCGCTGGCAGCCAGTGCCAGGCCGCATCTTGAGCAGGATTTCGATCACCTGCTGCTGAGTTTTCACGGATTACCCGAGCGCCACCTGCACAAGGTCGATCCGACAGGTTCGCATTGCCTGAAGAGTGACGACTGCTGTCAGCGGGCTGAGGGCGCCGTGCTCGCCAGCTGTTATCGCGCGCAGTGCATGCGTACCGCTGCCGGATTCGCCGCGAAGGCGGGGTTGCGCGACGATCAGTGGTCGGTTTCTTTCCAGTCGCGTCTGGGGCGAGCCAAGTGGATCGAGCCCTATACCGAGGCGCGCTTGGACGAGCTCGCCGAGCGTGGGGTGAAGAAGTTGCTGGTAATGTGCCCGGCCTTTGTCGCCGACTGCATTGAAACCCTCGAGGAGATTGGCGACCGCGGGCGCGAGCAGTTCGTCGAGGCCGGTGGCGAAGAGCTGGTGCTGGTGCCGTGTCTAAACACTCACGAGGACTGGGTGCAGACGTTGGTGAAGCTGTGCAGTCGCGCGCCACTGGCGCTGTAG
- a CDS encoding EAL domain-containing protein produces MTINAVVENAVMLLALCWLLAFTTRSWNRSGQLSAKLLAGLWFGSACIFGMLNTSIGQTGIILDARTVVLSMAGLFGGPIVAGTAGVLAGGYRIWIGGPGLVPGLANILLPILLGIGYRCAYRQRWLRIGFWQLLAFGLLLHLGVLGLVALLLPSPLGASAMAEIALPVLLALPLATATLGVMLNDLLERDRFEQALRFSEARLRAITKAIPDLLMVIDEDGRYLEILCAERSLLYDDASKLLGRRLHDVMAEAEERRFLDFIQRTLNSDMPQLIEYSMATLGGPKVFEGRALPLELPEGQKRAVVWLSRDITDRVNTELERRIAAIAFESQQGMLITDAQNRILRVNRAFTRISGYSAEEAIGQTTALLASGKHSAEFYRSMWSSIESSGVWEGEIWNRRKSGQIFPEWLSISAVRNVRDEITHYVAAFTDITDRKAAEEHIHNLAFYDPLTGLPNRRLLLDRLHQAMAASRRSSQLGALMFIDLDNFKNINDLHGHQTGDQVLRVAAERLHGDVRASDTVARFGGDEFVVMLESLGDDPLQAAAQAEHIGMKLLGSLDRPYQLNDVSLYSSASIGVVLFGADASSSDELMKRADMSMYEAKISGKNALRFFDPRMQQAVQERLRLEDEMRQGLINGEFVLHFQPQLEHAEGIVGAEALVRWQHPQRGLLTPAAFIRQAEHAGLIHALDQQVLTQACAQLAQWAKVAAFAELTLSVNLSAHLLYQDNFVEKLLELLEQSGANPARLKLELTETLLLDNMSEAISRMTRLKDRGIRFSIDDFGTGYSSMSYLQQLPLDQLKIDQTFVRRLPEDTSSLTIVRSICALASGLGLEVIAEGVECEPQRVMLLANGCYHFQGYLFGKPLSVEAFEQLIHAAGTGEGTQG; encoded by the coding sequence TTGACGATCAATGCTGTCGTAGAAAACGCGGTCATGCTGCTCGCGTTATGTTGGCTGCTGGCTTTCACCACACGTAGTTGGAACCGGAGCGGTCAGCTCTCTGCAAAATTGCTCGCTGGACTCTGGTTCGGCAGCGCCTGCATCTTCGGCATGCTGAACACCAGCATCGGCCAGACCGGAATCATTCTCGACGCCCGCACCGTTGTCCTCAGCATGGCTGGGTTGTTTGGCGGCCCTATAGTGGCTGGAACCGCCGGCGTGCTGGCTGGCGGCTACCGTATTTGGATCGGCGGACCAGGTCTCGTCCCCGGACTTGCCAACATCCTCCTGCCGATCCTGCTAGGCATCGGCTACCGATGCGCCTACCGCCAGCGGTGGCTACGTATCGGCTTCTGGCAGCTGCTCGCCTTCGGTCTGCTGCTACACCTCGGCGTGTTGGGCCTCGTCGCGTTGCTGCTACCCAGTCCACTTGGCGCCTCCGCAATGGCGGAGATCGCCTTACCGGTATTGCTCGCACTGCCGCTGGCAACTGCCACCCTAGGCGTGATGCTCAATGACCTACTGGAACGCGATCGTTTCGAACAGGCGCTGCGCTTCAGCGAAGCACGGCTGCGGGCCATTACCAAGGCGATTCCCGACCTGCTCATGGTTATCGACGAAGATGGCCGCTATCTGGAGATCCTCTGCGCTGAACGCAGCCTGCTCTACGATGATGCGAGCAAGCTGCTTGGCCGTCGTCTGCATGACGTGATGGCCGAAGCGGAAGAGCGTCGCTTTCTCGACTTCATCCAACGAACCCTGAACAGCGACATGCCACAGCTGATCGAATACAGCATGGCTACCCTGGGCGGGCCAAAGGTGTTCGAAGGTCGAGCTTTACCCCTGGAGCTACCGGAAGGACAAAAGCGTGCGGTGGTCTGGCTGAGTCGCGATATCACCGACAGAGTGAATACCGAACTGGAGCGCAGGATTGCCGCCATCGCGTTCGAATCGCAGCAAGGCATGCTGATCACTGATGCGCAGAACCGCATCCTGCGGGTGAACCGTGCCTTCACGCGCATCAGTGGGTACAGCGCCGAGGAAGCTATCGGCCAAACCACCGCCCTGCTCGCTTCAGGAAAACACAGCGCAGAGTTCTACCGCTCGATGTGGTCCAGTATCGAATCCAGTGGTGTCTGGGAGGGTGAAATCTGGAACCGCCGCAAGAGCGGGCAGATATTCCCTGAATGGCTGTCCATCAGTGCAGTACGCAACGTGCGAGATGAAATTACCCACTATGTCGCGGCTTTTACCGACATTACTGATCGCAAGGCAGCCGAAGAACACATCCACAACCTGGCGTTCTATGACCCCCTGACCGGCCTGCCGAACCGGCGTCTATTGCTCGATCGCCTGCACCAGGCGATGGCTGCGAGCCGACGCAGCAGCCAGCTGGGCGCCTTGATGTTCATCGATCTGGACAACTTCAAGAACATCAACGACCTGCACGGCCACCAGACCGGCGACCAGGTGTTGCGCGTCGCCGCCGAGCGGCTGCACGGCGATGTGCGGGCCAGCGACACGGTCGCGCGTTTTGGTGGTGATGAGTTCGTGGTGATGCTGGAGAGTCTCGGGGACGATCCATTACAGGCCGCAGCCCAGGCCGAGCATATCGGCATGAAACTGCTCGGCTCACTGGATCGACCGTACCAGCTGAACGACGTCAGCCTGTACAGCAGTGCAAGCATCGGCGTGGTGCTGTTCGGCGCGGACGCCAGCAGCAGCGACGAGTTGATGAAGCGCGCCGATATGTCGATGTACGAGGCGAAGATCTCCGGCAAGAACGCTCTGCGCTTCTTCGATCCACGCATGCAACAAGCTGTGCAAGAACGCCTGCGCCTGGAAGACGAGATGCGCCAGGGGCTGATAAACGGCGAGTTCGTACTGCATTTCCAGCCGCAGCTCGAACATGCCGAAGGCATTGTCGGCGCCGAAGCACTGGTGCGCTGGCAGCATCCTCAGCGCGGTCTGCTAACCCCGGCTGCCTTCATCAGACAGGCTGAACACGCCGGCCTTATCCACGCCCTCGATCAGCAGGTTCTGACCCAGGCGTGCGCACAGCTCGCGCAATGGGCAAAAGTGGCGGCATTCGCTGAACTGACCCTTTCGGTCAACCTCAGCGCACACCTGCTGTATCAGGACAATTTCGTGGAGAAGCTGCTTGAACTGCTGGAGCAAAGCGGCGCAAACCCGGCCCGACTCAAGCTGGAGCTCACCGAAACGCTTCTGCTGGACAACATGTCTGAAGCCATCAGCCGCATGACCCGACTGAAGGACCGCGGCATCCGCTTTTCCATCGACGATTTCGGCACCGGCTATTCGTCGATGAGCTACCTGCAGCAATTGCCGCTGGATCAGCTGAAGATCGATCAGACCTTCGTTCGCCGGCTGCCGGAGGACACCAGCAGCCTGACCATCGTGCGTTCGATCTGCGCGCTGGCCAGCGGATTGGGTCTGGAAGTTATCGCCGAAGGCGTCGAATGCGAACCGCAGAGGGTGATGCTGCTCGCCAATGGCTGCTACCACTTTCAGGGCTACCTGTTCGGCAAGCCGCTATCCGTGGAGGCCTTCGAGCAGCTGATTCATGCCGCAGGGACCGGCGAAGGCACGCAGGGATAG
- a CDS encoding PAS sensor domain-containing protein, translating into MINAKLLQLVIEASNDGIVVAEQEGDDNILIYANPAFERLTGYAVDDILYRDCRFLQGEDRDQPALQAIREAVKNNQPCRQIIRNYRKDGTPFWNELSITPVFNEGDQLTYFIGIQKNVTAEVDALQRVEALEAEIRELKAKLSQQQN; encoded by the coding sequence ATGATCAATGCCAAGCTGTTGCAACTGGTTATCGAAGCCTCCAACGACGGGATCGTGGTCGCCGAGCAGGAAGGCGACGACAACATCCTGATCTACGCCAACCCAGCGTTCGAGCGGCTGACCGGCTATGCGGTCGACGACATCCTCTACCGCGACTGCCGCTTCCTGCAGGGCGAGGACCGCGACCAGCCGGCCCTGCAGGCCATTCGCGAGGCGGTGAAGAACAACCAGCCGTGCCGCCAGATCATCCGCAACTACCGCAAGGACGGCACACCGTTCTGGAACGAGCTTTCCATTACGCCGGTATTCAACGAAGGTGACCAGCTGACCTACTTCATCGGCATCCAGAAGAACGTCACTGCCGAGGTCGATGCGCTGCAACGTGTCGAAGCGCTGGAAGCGGAAATCCGCGAACTCAAGGCAAAGTTGAGCCAGCAGCAGAATTGA